The proteins below are encoded in one region of Alistipes communis:
- a CDS encoding fimbrillin family protein has translation MKRYSYHLQLLALAWAGVLLVGATACGDGDDPNETPEPPATQPILIDGKFSSWNSTSADGIFDDGAAIGLFAVEGAFTADAPRYINNARLTLKEGLFRSAASLMLKPSAGTLAAYTPHADRMPLAGTTATVTAAADQSAAADFAAADFMAATALVPADQQGAVQMTFHRMFSRIDLSFTTAGEPTLDELADAKVTLTLDLSADVDFATGSVTGSSNPQTTTPNGTLVPDGSTIKGLSAIVAPQRIAADEAVLNLKVGTFEASYPLGKELTLKAGMQYDFAITVGQAVPDITVTVDVTEHEWTEGTSVEETVEVDDNMPKSITDIEGNSYPVVKIGTQYWMAANLATTRYNDGTPITRMDDAEMWTNNGTTRTDAYCYPNGESANVERYGLIYNYYAVATNKLCPEGWHVPTIDEIRMTIELLGGEDIAGDRMKSDSGWKYKGEENPAYQGTNSSGFNGLPAGSREDNGAYWQFESYGYWWSSSAVGASQANGFYLYYNRPTVYVTSPQQRTGYSVRCIRYRN, from the coding sequence ATGAAACGATACAGCTATCATTTGCAACTACTCGCCCTCGCATGGGCGGGAGTCCTGCTCGTCGGCGCCACAGCATGTGGCGACGGCGACGATCCGAACGAAACGCCGGAGCCGCCCGCCACGCAGCCTATACTCATCGACGGCAAGTTCTCCTCATGGAACAGTACGTCGGCCGACGGCATCTTCGACGACGGTGCAGCCATCGGTCTCTTCGCCGTCGAGGGCGCATTCACGGCCGATGCACCGCGCTACATCAACAATGCGCGTCTCACGTTGAAGGAGGGCCTGTTCCGAAGCGCAGCCTCACTCATGCTCAAACCTTCGGCCGGTACGCTGGCAGCCTATACCCCTCATGCCGACCGGATGCCCCTCGCCGGCACGACGGCGACCGTCACGGCTGCGGCCGACCAATCGGCCGCAGCAGACTTCGCCGCTGCCGATTTCATGGCCGCGACGGCACTCGTTCCAGCCGACCAGCAGGGAGCCGTGCAGATGACTTTTCACCGCATGTTCTCGCGCATCGACCTTTCGTTCACGACGGCTGGAGAACCCACGCTCGATGAGTTGGCCGATGCCAAGGTCACTTTGACGTTAGACCTGTCCGCCGACGTGGACTTCGCGACGGGTAGCGTTACGGGATCGTCGAATCCACAAACAACGACACCCAATGGCACGCTGGTGCCCGACGGATCGACGATCAAGGGACTTTCGGCCATCGTCGCACCGCAGCGGATCGCAGCCGACGAAGCGGTGCTCAATCTCAAAGTCGGAACATTCGAAGCCTCCTACCCGTTGGGCAAGGAACTGACGCTCAAAGCCGGTATGCAGTACGACTTCGCCATTACGGTGGGGCAGGCCGTACCGGATATTACCGTCACGGTGGACGTCACCGAGCATGAATGGACGGAGGGTACGTCGGTCGAGGAGACTGTCGAAGTCGACGACAACATGCCCAAGTCAATCACCGACATCGAGGGCAACAGCTATCCCGTCGTGAAAATAGGCACGCAATATTGGATGGCCGCCAACCTCGCCACGACTCGGTATAACGACGGTACGCCCATCACGCGAATGGACGACGCCGAAATGTGGACGAACAACGGAACGACTCGCACGGACGCCTACTGCTACCCGAACGGCGAGTCGGCCAACGTCGAACGCTACGGTCTTATTTACAATTACTACGCGGTAGCCACCAACAAACTTTGCCCCGAAGGGTGGCATGTGCCCACCATCGATGAAATCCGCATGACCATCGAACTGTTGGGCGGTGAAGATATCGCCGGCGACAGGATGAAGAGCGACTCGGGCTGGAAATACAAGGGAGAAGAAAACCCCGCTTATCAGGGTACCAACAGCAGCGGCTTCAACGGGCTGCCTGCCGGTTCGCGCGAGGATAACGGCGCGTACTGGCAATTCGAAAGCTATGGCTATTGGTGGAGCAGTTCAGCAGTGGGGGCTTCACAGGCCAATGGGTTCTATCTCTACTACAACCGCCCGACAGTGTATGTCACCTCGCCGCAGCAGCGAACCGGCTACTCCGTCCGTTGCATCCGTTACAGAAACTAA
- a CDS encoding fimbrillin family protein, giving the protein MKNELIIFAAAIALLAGCSKEEGAPAAERPCIRLSTGVEAATRATDVAFEEGDNFGLIVLSRTSETAPSLDGARYLNNGLCTQTAEGVEMPTVKYPEKSADFYAYYPYREEFTAGSSFTFTVQSDQSAGRNYTNSDLMSAVRQNVAPTADAVELIFSHRLTRLDIELMPGEGFAAADELKGATVTAKNVKSSCLFNLSDGSVSEAGTPADLTPRGNGAKVTGEAIEPMQLIVVPQTLAAGEILFEIALGDETFFYAPNEELVLDGGKYYRFEIRLNRTNVSATSIRITSMPL; this is encoded by the coding sequence ATGAAAAACGAACTCATCATATTTGCGGCTGCGATCGCATTGCTGGCTGGATGTTCCAAAGAGGAGGGAGCTCCGGCGGCCGAACGTCCCTGCATTCGCCTCTCGACAGGCGTCGAGGCCGCCACGCGCGCGACGGATGTCGCATTCGAAGAGGGCGACAACTTCGGCCTCATCGTCCTCAGCCGCACGAGCGAGACAGCACCGTCGCTCGACGGCGCACGTTACCTGAACAATGGTTTGTGTACGCAAACAGCGGAGGGCGTCGAAATGCCGACAGTCAAATACCCCGAGAAATCGGCCGATTTCTACGCTTACTATCCCTACCGCGAGGAGTTTACCGCGGGGAGCAGTTTCACGTTCACCGTGCAGAGCGACCAGAGCGCAGGCCGCAACTACACGAACAGCGACCTGATGAGCGCCGTACGGCAGAATGTTGCCCCGACGGCCGATGCCGTCGAACTGATCTTTTCGCACCGGCTCACACGGCTCGACATCGAGCTGATGCCAGGCGAAGGATTCGCTGCGGCGGATGAGTTGAAGGGAGCGACAGTTACGGCCAAAAACGTCAAGAGCAGTTGTCTGTTCAACCTGAGCGACGGTTCTGTGAGCGAAGCCGGCACACCGGCAGATCTAACACCGCGAGGCAACGGCGCGAAGGTCACCGGCGAGGCAATCGAACCGATGCAACTCATCGTCGTTCCGCAGACGCTCGCCGCCGGCGAGATACTCTTCGAAATCGCGCTGGGCGACGAGACATTCTTCTATGCGCCCAACGAGGAGCTGGTGCTCGACGGCGGCAAATACTACCGCTTCGAGATTCGCCTCAACCGCACGAATGTCTCGGCTACCAGCATCCGCATCACCTCGATGCCGCTGTAA
- a CDS encoding M6 family metalloprotease domain-containing protein, protein MNRANETIVRFATCVLAVAMICVPTSLWAADTGRLARVRQADGTTLSLRICGDEFFHYAVTSDGYSVDQGPDGFYYYLVERDGRPVRSNVRVSERGRRTADERLLLETLRPGVVATALRARARMLRSETRAGLETGFPTTGEIRSVVILAAFSDVGFTVPDPQRAFERMLNEEGYSDNGALGSARDYYLDNSGGRFRPTFDVVGPVTLDHPVAYYGANTDYRDENAERMIIEACRKAERAGVDFSQYDFDNDGKIDNVFVYYAGHNESDGGGMNTVWPHRGEISYPGEMLGGKELCVYACTSELSGSPDFDSRMAGIGTFCHEFGHVLGWPDFYDTNGSDFGTGVGVFNWSLMCQGSRNDGGRTPPSLTAMERMMAGWLTPTTLTRSGDYELNPIQQNEAYLIATDTEGEFFLLENRQQTGWDRALKGHGMLIYHVDRSQRIVEGYSARDRWTYNMPNDVAGHPCFRLVTARPDSGDGYEAFMPYPGETGNTEFSAASRPAAQSWSGASPAAELYDISESPEGVIRFSVRMAEGSIEEVRIEGRERAVAGDTILLRAIVMPSGAVGELAWSSSDETVASVDGEGVVHCLRAGMTTVRAVAGSTGAAAAFDIEVVDGRMLRGRVCNGKGEAAAGATIEMSDAAGERVATFVSGDDGCFTSEVDEVTAGDYSLLLTCEGYPVQAVPATVTEGMTLLEVPLLRSDEFDRGDGTFEVAVQPFERSAFVTWSASKAEAWRVQWRPMDSAFYIGTETVAEAQFDIDDLERQKDYVVRIAELSGQAERSYRIAYFTTAAQSGRYAGMALQSEYAVGAPVLLKAINVSDEAQLSWAVDGEATTESVVRLAAGEHEVELRVTDGGRTEIITKYIKVE, encoded by the coding sequence ATGAATCGAGCGAACGAAACGATTGTACGGTTTGCGACATGCGTGCTGGCCGTCGCGATGATATGCGTGCCGACATCGCTATGGGCGGCGGATACCGGCAGGCTTGCCCGTGTGCGGCAGGCGGACGGCACGACGCTGTCGCTGCGAATTTGCGGCGACGAGTTTTTCCACTATGCTGTCACCTCCGATGGTTATTCCGTCGATCAAGGTCCCGATGGTTTCTACTATTATCTGGTCGAGCGTGACGGCCGTCCCGTGCGCAGCAATGTCCGCGTGTCTGAGCGCGGCCGCCGCACAGCCGACGAACGCCTGCTGTTGGAGACGTTGCGCCCGGGCGTGGTGGCGACGGCGTTGCGCGCTCGCGCGCGTATGCTGCGCAGCGAGACGCGCGCCGGACTGGAAACGGGATTCCCTACGACGGGCGAAATCCGTTCGGTGGTGATTCTGGCGGCGTTCAGTGACGTCGGTTTCACGGTGCCCGATCCGCAGCGTGCTTTCGAACGGATGCTCAATGAGGAGGGGTATTCTGACAACGGAGCGCTCGGCAGTGCGCGTGACTACTACCTCGATAACTCGGGAGGACGGTTCCGCCCGACCTTCGACGTGGTGGGTCCTGTGACGCTCGACCATCCCGTCGCTTATTACGGCGCCAATACTGATTATCGCGACGAGAATGCCGAACGAATGATTATCGAGGCCTGCCGCAAGGCGGAGCGTGCCGGCGTCGACTTCTCTCAGTACGATTTCGACAATGACGGTAAAATCGACAACGTCTTCGTCTACTATGCCGGTCACAACGAATCCGACGGCGGCGGTATGAATACCGTGTGGCCGCACCGGGGTGAAATATCCTATCCGGGCGAGATGCTCGGCGGCAAGGAGCTGTGCGTCTACGCCTGTACGTCGGAGCTGAGCGGTTCGCCCGATTTCGACAGCCGCATGGCCGGCATCGGAACCTTCTGCCACGAGTTCGGTCATGTGCTCGGCTGGCCCGATTTCTACGATACGAACGGTAGCGATTTCGGTACGGGAGTCGGCGTCTTCAACTGGTCGCTCATGTGTCAGGGCAGTCGGAACGACGGAGGCCGCACGCCGCCGTCGCTCACGGCGATGGAGCGCATGATGGCGGGATGGCTGACCCCGACGACGCTCACCCGTTCGGGTGACTACGAACTCAATCCCATTCAGCAAAACGAGGCCTACCTGATTGCGACCGATACCGAAGGTGAATTTTTCCTGCTCGAAAACCGTCAGCAGACGGGATGGGACAGAGCGCTCAAAGGACACGGCATGTTGATTTACCACGTCGACCGTTCGCAGCGGATCGTCGAAGGATACTCGGCCCGCGACCGTTGGACTTACAATATGCCTAATGACGTGGCCGGCCATCCCTGTTTCCGCCTCGTGACGGCGCGTCCCGATTCGGGTGACGGCTATGAGGCGTTCATGCCCTATCCCGGCGAGACCGGAAACACGGAGTTCTCGGCCGCCAGCCGGCCGGCAGCGCAGAGCTGGTCGGGAGCCTCGCCGGCGGCCGAGCTGTACGACATCTCGGAATCCCCGGAGGGCGTCATCCGTTTCTCGGTGCGTATGGCCGAAGGAAGTATCGAGGAAGTTCGTATCGAGGGGCGCGAGCGGGCAGTTGCGGGCGACACGATTCTCCTGCGTGCTATCGTGATGCCCTCCGGTGCCGTCGGGGAGCTGGCGTGGAGCAGTTCCGACGAAACGGTCGCTTCGGTCGACGGCGAGGGTGTCGTGCATTGCCTGCGGGCGGGTATGACAACCGTACGTGCCGTTGCCGGATCGACTGGTGCGGCTGCGGCGTTCGATATAGAGGTGGTCGACGGACGGATGCTGCGCGGTCGTGTATGTAACGGGAAAGGCGAGGCAGCGGCCGGTGCGACGATCGAGATGTCCGACGCCGCCGGCGAGCGAGTCGCGACTTTCGTCAGCGGTGACGACGGCTGCTTCACCAGTGAGGTGGACGAAGTGACGGCAGGCGACTATTCGCTGCTGCTCACATGCGAGGGGTATCCGGTGCAGGCTGTGCCGGCGACGGTAACGGAGGGCATGACGCTGCTCGAAGTGCCGCTGCTCCGATCCGACGAGTTCGATCGGGGCGACGGGACGTTCGAGGTTGCCGTGCAGCCATTCGAGCGTTCGGCCTTCGTGACGTGGAGTGCTTCGAAAGCCGAAGCGTGGCGCGTGCAGTGGCGGCCGATGGATTCGGCTTTCTATATCGGTACGGAGACGGTCGCCGAGGCGCAGTTCGATATCGATGATCTGGAACGGCAAAAGGACTATGTCGTACGGATCGCCGAGCTTTCCGGCCAGGCGGAGCGGAGCTATCGGATCGCCTATTTCACGACGGCGGCACAGAGCGGCCGTTATGCAGGCATGGCTTTGCAGTCGGAGTATGCCGTCGGAGCGCCTGTATTGCTGAAAGCGATCAACGTCTCCGACGAGGCGCAGTTGAGCTGGGCGGTCGACGGCGAGGCGACTACCGAGAGCGTCGTGCGGCTTGCGGCCGGCGAACATGAAGTCGAGTTACGTGTGACCGACGGCGGTCGCACGGAGATTATAACGAAGTATATCAAAGTAGAATAA
- a CDS encoding fimbrillin family protein, with amino-acid sequence MDKKQYNSIWAGSLALLLLAGSCSKSDETAAPEPSDGRIVVRALASDSGQAPSFDRFGLYIVQKAAEGSEALAGERLHANVEFTRSGDTYVSTPAIAFPGAKKLRFDLYAYAPYRETALEAGAVTLPLALAADQQDDAAYTAADLRFSKRTNYAAVTGDVAMEFDHAMSRIDIVLKAGYGYTLDDFASAGVVLKGLKNEGAFSFVDGGSTTSGAAADIAPHGTLTRQDDCLEGLSAIVIPQNAAAGEPLVEITANGERFEYSPSETFVLQSGKRHTLTLVLSRSFEGVTVQTDVTVTDWLPGGEESMNGEEILPPTGTTVEDGDGNSYGIIRIGRQYWMDENLHTTKYNDGTAIAHITDGKEWMAAIEGAYCSYDNDDANAARYGLLYNRAAVSTHKLCPEGWHVPTVDDWNKLGSALGGTLNDFDSWVGIASKLKATAGWPAGEKATDESGFGGLPGGAFRADPNDTATAKFYYAETNGYWWSDSDFSGEMTYYYGLRTQGDNLDQYVGDRCSGMSVRCVHDF; translated from the coding sequence ATGGACAAAAAACAATATAATAGCATTTGGGCAGGTTCGTTAGCCTTGCTCCTGCTTGCAGGCAGTTGCAGCAAGAGCGATGAAACAGCGGCGCCGGAGCCATCCGACGGTCGGATTGTCGTCCGCGCCCTTGCGTCGGACAGCGGGCAGGCGCCCTCGTTCGACCGCTTCGGTCTTTACATTGTACAGAAAGCGGCCGAGGGTTCAGAGGCGCTCGCCGGCGAACGCCTCCATGCGAACGTGGAGTTCACTCGCTCGGGCGACACCTATGTCTCGACACCCGCCATTGCGTTTCCAGGAGCAAAGAAGTTGCGGTTCGACCTCTACGCCTACGCTCCCTACCGTGAAACCGCACTCGAAGCCGGCGCCGTCACGTTGCCGCTGGCGCTCGCTGCCGACCAACAGGACGACGCAGCCTACACGGCAGCCGACCTGCGCTTCTCCAAGCGGACAAACTACGCTGCCGTCACGGGCGACGTGGCGATGGAGTTCGACCATGCGATGAGCCGTATCGACATCGTACTCAAAGCCGGTTACGGTTATACGCTCGACGACTTCGCTTCGGCAGGGGTCGTTCTGAAAGGGTTGAAGAACGAAGGTGCGTTCTCATTCGTCGACGGCGGCAGCACGACTTCCGGTGCGGCGGCCGACATCGCGCCGCACGGTACACTGACGCGGCAGGACGATTGTTTGGAGGGATTGTCGGCCATCGTCATTCCACAGAATGCCGCAGCAGGCGAACCGCTCGTCGAAATTACGGCGAACGGCGAACGCTTCGAGTATTCGCCTTCCGAAACGTTCGTCCTGCAAAGCGGTAAACGTCACACGCTGACGCTCGTGCTAAGCCGATCGTTCGAAGGCGTCACCGTACAGACCGACGTCACCGTCACCGACTGGCTGCCCGGCGGCGAGGAGTCGATGAACGGCGAGGAAATTCTGCCGCCGACGGGCACGACTGTCGAGGATGGCGACGGCAATAGTTACGGCATCATCCGCATCGGACGTCAGTATTGGATGGACGAGAACCTTCACACGACCAAATACAACGACGGCACCGCCATCGCCCATATCACCGACGGCAAGGAGTGGATGGCTGCTATCGAAGGCGCCTATTGCAGTTACGACAACGACGACGCCAACGCCGCACGTTACGGCTTGCTTTACAACCGCGCTGCCGTGAGCACGCACAAACTCTGCCCCGAAGGGTGGCACGTGCCCACCGTCGACGATTGGAACAAGCTGGGTTCCGCACTGGGCGGTACGCTCAACGACTTCGACTCCTGGGTCGGCATCGCCTCGAAACTCAAAGCGACGGCAGGCTGGCCTGCGGGCGAAAAGGCTACCGACGAGAGCGGCTTTGGCGGACTGCCCGGCGGTGCGTTCCGCGCCGACCCCAACGACACGGCGACGGCCAAGTTCTACTACGCTGAAACGAACGGCTATTGGTGGAGCGACAGCGACTTCTCAGGCGAAATGACCTATTACTACGGTCTGCGCACGCAGGGGGACAATCTCGACCAATACGTCGGTGACCGGTGCAGTGGGATGTCGGTTCGCTGCGTTCATGATTTTTAA
- a CDS encoding fimbrillin family protein yields MNKLYPNHRRTWRRTVTRLSLNGLVSLSAVTGLFIAPSCSTTEPEGGGVETNLRITLAPSITTRVTGTAFDEEDAIGLSVVPWSDGREQPLSSSRWEDNVKFVYRDGQFVSSATAYFPDATTANTFYAYYPYNQTGFRSNTSSLAVAVATDQSDAASRTASDWMVAVTRNVKPDGQAVPVAFRHILSLMQIRMTAGDGVTADELLEAEVLLKDFCSTALYDVDAETFGEPADVTDIRPYGTTRIEGDYVTGLSAVVVPQTREAGETVIYFTFKGKTMAYKPSSEFTFEPGKSHLFTATIGMTPQGPTLAVSAQIDDWQEGGVITGDASKPELPSVSDYDGNTYPVIEINGVKWLAANLRTTHYNDGTEIPVVDGGTDAWDALTAPAACITENNADYREKYGLLYNYYAVEKGDLCPKGWKVPSKEELGLLPFNDEKGAYSLMAPDENWSSGYNPTNTTGFSALPAGMSVGNGWMTGDAYFWSSTCDDTQTFPASYLYLAMYSGIDTHYKYAGMSIRCIEDEDVPEPEPEPEPTETVKDYDGNEYPVVKIGDFYWMASNLKTQHLNDGTPIPVIEGGCSAWDGQTEPAACIFMNKSENEEKYGLLYNFYTVATGKLCPEGWTVPDWEQTDALPYGSIAQNVALMAPDDNWTALASDPTNTTGFSALPGGNSSWAFWERGSAYFWTSYTSDSGPASFTLGGTTMISQSYYESAGLSVRCIKKAEPEPEPEPAATVKDIDGNEYPVVEIGGLTWMAANLKTLHLNDGTEIPIGKGQEASWDTFTTPTACDFMDKTENRATYGLLYNFYTVDTGKICPEGWTVPDWDQMQSLLDAVPKAADLMAPDSRWNHYNPTNASGFGALPGGIQSYYYWLTSDAGIWTSYKGDDSPGYLYLSNMPYIAQSYLYSGMYVRCIKSTNTSDL; encoded by the coding sequence ATGAACAAACTGTACCCAAATCACCGGAGAACGTGGCGCCGCACGGTGACCCGTCTCTCCCTGAACGGCCTTGTTTCGTTATCGGCCGTTACAGGTCTGTTTATCGCCCCGTCATGTTCGACGACCGAACCGGAGGGGGGGGGTGTTGAAACGAACCTGCGCATCACACTGGCGCCGAGCATTACGACGCGCGTCACCGGAACGGCCTTCGACGAGGAGGACGCTATCGGCCTGAGCGTCGTGCCGTGGAGCGATGGCCGCGAACAACCTCTTTCAAGTTCACGCTGGGAAGACAACGTGAAGTTCGTCTACCGCGACGGACAATTCGTTTCATCGGCAACTGCCTACTTCCCCGATGCCACGACGGCCAATACCTTCTACGCCTACTATCCCTATAATCAGACCGGATTCCGGTCCAATACCTCGTCGCTCGCCGTCGCTGTCGCGACCGACCAAAGCGACGCCGCGAGCCGCACGGCTTCGGACTGGATGGTCGCTGTCACGCGCAACGTGAAGCCGGACGGGCAGGCTGTTCCCGTCGCATTCCGTCATATCCTGAGTCTCATGCAGATCCGTATGACGGCAGGCGACGGCGTCACTGCCGACGAGCTGCTCGAAGCCGAGGTGCTCCTCAAAGATTTTTGCAGTACGGCACTCTACGATGTCGATGCCGAGACATTCGGCGAGCCGGCCGACGTGACCGACATCCGTCCCTACGGCACGACGCGAATCGAGGGCGACTACGTCACCGGCCTTTCTGCCGTCGTAGTCCCGCAGACACGCGAAGCGGGCGAGACGGTCATCTATTTTACGTTCAAAGGCAAGACAATGGCCTACAAACCCAGTTCGGAATTCACCTTCGAGCCGGGCAAGAGCCATCTCTTCACCGCTACAATCGGCATGACGCCGCAGGGGCCGACGCTCGCCGTCAGCGCCCAAATCGACGATTGGCAGGAGGGCGGCGTCATTACGGGCGATGCCTCCAAACCCGAGTTGCCCTCTGTCAGCGACTACGATGGCAACACCTATCCCGTCATCGAAATCAACGGCGTGAAGTGGCTCGCCGCCAACCTCCGCACCACGCACTACAACGACGGCACGGAGATACCGGTCGTCGACGGCGGCACGGACGCATGGGACGCACTGACCGCGCCCGCCGCCTGCATCACGGAGAATAACGCGGACTATCGTGAAAAATACGGTCTGCTCTACAACTATTATGCGGTCGAGAAGGGCGACCTCTGCCCGAAAGGCTGGAAAGTTCCCTCCAAAGAGGAGCTGGGGCTGCTGCCGTTCAACGACGAGAAAGGTGCCTATTCGCTGATGGCGCCCGACGAGAATTGGAGCAGCGGTTACAATCCGACCAATACGACAGGCTTTTCCGCATTGCCGGCCGGCATGTCCGTCGGCAACGGCTGGATGACGGGCGACGCCTACTTCTGGAGCTCGACCTGCGACGATACGCAGACCTTTCCTGCATCCTATCTCTATCTGGCGATGTATTCTGGTATAGACACGCATTACAAATACGCAGGCATGTCCATCCGTTGCATCGAAGACGAAGATGTTCCGGAACCCGAGCCGGAACCCGAACCGACAGAGACGGTCAAGGACTACGACGGCAATGAATATCCCGTCGTGAAAATCGGCGACTTCTATTGGATGGCATCCAACCTCAAAACACAGCATCTGAACGACGGCACGCCGATTCCCGTCATCGAAGGCGGCTGCTCCGCATGGGACGGACAGACCGAGCCTGCCGCATGTATCTTTATGAACAAGAGCGAAAATGAGGAAAAATACGGTCTGCTCTACAACTTCTATACTGTTGCAACTGGGAAACTCTGTCCCGAAGGCTGGACAGTGCCCGACTGGGAGCAGACGGACGCTTTGCCTTACGGTTCTATTGCTCAGAATGTCGCCCTGATGGCACCCGACGATAACTGGACGGCACTCGCCTCCGACCCGACCAATACGACAGGATTCAGCGCACTGCCGGGCGGCAACTCGTCGTGGGCCTTCTGGGAAAGAGGCAGCGCCTATTTCTGGACATCCTACACAAGCGACAGCGGGCCGGCCAGTTTCACGCTCGGCGGAACGACCATGATTTCTCAGTCGTATTACGAAAGCGCCGGCTTGTCTGTCCGCTGCATAAAAAAGGCCGAACCCGAACCAGAGCCCGAACCCGCAGCGACGGTCAAGGACATCGACGGCAACGAATATCCCGTCGTGGAGATCGGCGGCCTAACGTGGATGGCTGCAAACCTCAAAACACTGCATCTGAACGACGGCACCGAAATTCCTATCGGCAAGGGACAGGAGGCATCGTGGGATACCTTTACGACTCCTACTGCCTGCGACTTCATGGACAAGACCGAGAACCGAGCCACTTACGGTCTGCTCTATAATTTCTACACCGTCGACACAGGCAAAATCTGCCCCGAAGGATGGACGGTACCCGACTGGGACCAGATGCAGTCGCTGCTCGACGCCGTACCCAAAGCGGCAGATCTTATGGCGCCCGACAGCCGGTGGAACCACTACAATCCTACCAACGCTTCCGGATTCGGCGCCCTGCCCGGCGGCATCCAATCCTATTATTATTGGCTGACATCCGATGCCGGCATCTGGACATCCTATAAAGGAGACGATAGCCCCGGATACCTCTATCTGTCCAACATGCCCTACATTGCGCAATCCTACCTCTACTCGGGCATGTATGTCCGCTGCATAAAATCAACGAATACAAGCGATTTATGA
- a CDS encoding fimbrillin family protein has translation MKTRDIVFYTTLAVAALAMAGCEKSNDMPQESGPGLPAEIRFAPAIVPLTRATGTAFEEGDTVGIYCVESTDDPAAAIVGERYIDNKQLTMTAGTLTGTTPCFWPTEYTGLSDFYAYFPYNEKGLSDDKQSYEISVALDQSDDEAFRTSDHMLARAQNTARTEKAIPLDFKRLMSLLDFVLLPGTGYDDVDGILAAEVQVMNMAQVANVDFVTGEVSSPAIKANITPHGSFRASDGKAVGVEAIVPPQHIDARSYLFNVRIGERNFRCTTDKELTFEAGRRYTFTLTINRAAAGGEVALSPTIEDWTPGTASSEETVEVDPDLDAKVVRDIDGNEYAIVRIGTQQWTGANLRTTHYNDGTPITLLEDQEAWAQCENSEEAAYCLYDNDATNSELYGMLYNWHAANTGKLCPEGWHIPSVEEWKTLSDYLGSNAGAMLKSTSGWSDTWGESKPEYQGTDDYGFTALPGGARKWNQFETLGSKGTWWTTDAVPDYPLSASYARLDASDQILSTGSSWGKETGCSIRCLKD, from the coding sequence ATGAAAACAAGAGATATAGTGTTTTATACGACCCTCGCCGTAGCGGCGCTTGCAATGGCCGGCTGTGAAAAGTCGAACGACATGCCACAGGAGAGCGGCCCCGGACTCCCTGCGGAAATCCGCTTCGCGCCGGCCATCGTGCCCTTGACCCGTGCGACGGGCACCGCATTCGAGGAGGGCGACACCGTCGGCATCTACTGCGTCGAGTCGACCGACGATCCGGCCGCAGCCATTGTCGGCGAACGGTATATTGACAACAAACAGCTCACGATGACGGCGGGAACGCTCACCGGAACCACGCCCTGTTTCTGGCCGACGGAGTATACGGGACTCTCCGACTTCTACGCCTACTTCCCCTATAACGAAAAGGGGTTGAGCGACGACAAGCAGAGCTATGAGATTTCCGTTGCGCTCGACCAGAGCGACGACGAGGCTTTCCGCACGAGCGATCACATGCTCGCCCGTGCCCAGAATACAGCGCGCACCGAGAAGGCGATTCCGCTCGACTTCAAGCGTCTGATGTCGCTGCTCGATTTCGTGCTGCTGCCCGGCACAGGTTACGACGACGTCGACGGGATACTCGCCGCCGAGGTGCAGGTAATGAACATGGCGCAGGTGGCCAACGTCGATTTCGTGACGGGCGAAGTGTCATCGCCGGCCATCAAGGCCAACATCACGCCGCACGGATCGTTCCGCGCATCGGACGGCAAAGCCGTCGGCGTCGAAGCCATCGTCCCGCCGCAGCACATCGACGCCCGCAGCTACCTGTTCAACGTTCGTATCGGTGAGCGCAACTTCCGCTGCACGACCGACAAGGAACTGACCTTCGAAGCAGGCAGGCGCTACACCTTCACGCTGACAATCAACCGCGCCGCAGCGGGCGGCGAGGTTGCACTCTCTCCGACGATCGAGGACTGGACGCCCGGCACTGCATCGAGCGAGGAGACTGTCGAGGTCGACCCCGACCTCGATGCGAAAGTCGTCCGCGACATCGATGGCAACGAATACGCTATCGTGCGCATCGGCACGCAACAATGGACGGGTGCCAATCTGCGCACGACGCATTACAACGACGGTACTCCCATCACCCTGCTCGAAGATCAAGAAGCATGGGCGCAGTGCGAAAACAGCGAGGAAGCGGCCTACTGTCTGTACGACAACGACGCAACCAACAGCGAGCTCTACGGTATGCTCTACAACTGGCATGCGGCGAACACCGGAAAACTCTGCCCCGAGGGATGGCACATTCCGTCGGTTGAAGAGTGGAAGACACTCTCCGACTATCTGGGCAGCAACGCCGGCGCCATGCTGAAATCTACGTCGGGATGGAGCGACACATGGGGTGAATCGAAGCCCGAATATCAGGGCACCGACGACTACGGTTTCACCGCCCTGCCGGGCGGCGCCCGCAAATGGAACCAGTTCGAGACTCTCGGTTCGAAAGGGACATGGTGGACGACCGACGCCGTTCCTGACTATCCATTGTCGGCTTCCTACGCCCGTCTGGATGCCTCCGACCAGATTCTTTCGACCGGCAGTTCATGGGGCAAGGAGACGGGATGTTCGATTCGCTGTCTCAAAGATTAA